In Papaver somniferum cultivar HN1 chromosome 1, ASM357369v1, whole genome shotgun sequence, a genomic segment contains:
- the LOC113311630 gene encoding codeine O-demethylase: METPILIKLGNGLSIPSVQELAKLTLAEIPSRYTCTGESPLNNIGASVTDDETVPVIDLQNLLSPEPVVGKLELDKLHSACKEWGFFQLVNHGVDALLMDNIKSEIKGFFNLPMNEKTKYGQQDGDFEGFGQPYIESEDQRLDWTEVFSMLSLPLHLRKPHLFPELPLPFRETLESYLSKMKKLSTVVFEMLEKSLQLVEIKGMTDLFEDGLQTMRMNYYPPCPRPELVLGLTSHSDFSGLTILLQLNEVEGLQIRKEERWISIKPLPDAFIVNVGDILEIMTNGIYRSVEHRAVVNSTKERLSIATFHDSKLESEIGPISSLVTPETPALFKRGRYEDILKENLSRKLDGKSFLDYMRM, encoded by the exons ATGGAGACACCAATACTTATCAAGCTAGGCAATGGTTTGTCAATACCAAGTGTTCAGGAATTGGCTAAACTCACGCTTGCAGAAATTCCATCTCGATACACATGCACCGGTGAAAGCCCGTTGAATAATATTGGTGCGTCTGTAACAGATGATGAAACAGTTCCTGTCATCGATTTGCAAAATTTACTATCTCCAGAACCCGTAGTTGGAAAGTTAGAATTGGATAAGCTTCATTCTGCTTGCAAAGAATGGGGTTTCTTTCAG CTGGTTAACCATGGAGTCGACGCTTTACTGATGGACAATATAAAATCAGAAATTAAAGGTTTCTTTAACCTTCCAATGAATGAGAAAACTAAATACGGACAGCAAGATGGAGATTTTGAAGGATTTGGACAACCCTATATTGAATCGGAGGACCAAAGACTTGATTGGACTGAAGTGTTTAGCATGTTAAGTCTTCCTCTCCATTTAAGGAAGCCTCATTTGTTTCCAGAACTCCCTCTGCCTTTCAG GGAGACACTGGAATCCTACctatcaaaaatgaaaaaactatCAACGGTTGTCTTTGAGATGTTGGAAAAATCTCTACAATTAGTTGAGATTAAAGGTATGACAGACTTATTTGAAGATGGGTTGCAAACAATGAGGATGAACTATTATCCTCCTTGTCCTCGACCAGAGCTTGTACTTGGTCTTACGTCACACTCGGATTTTAGCGGTTTGACAATTCTCCTTCAACTTAATGAAGTTGAAGGATTACaaataagaaaagaagagagGTGGATTTCAATCAAACCTCTACCTGATGCGTTCATAGTGAATGTTGGAGACATTTTGGAG ATAATGACTAATGGGATTTACCGTAGCGTCGAGCACCGGGCAGTAGTAAACTCAACAAAGGAGAGGCTCTCAATCGCGACATTTCATGACTCTAAACTAGAGTCAGAAATAGGCCCAATTTCTAGCTTGGTCACACCAGAGACACCTGCTTTGTTCAAAAGAGGTAGGTATGAGGATATTTTGAAGGAAAATCTTTCAAGGAAGCTTGATGGAAAATCATTTCTCGACTACATGAGGATGTGA